A genomic window from Cinclus cinclus chromosome 5, bCinCin1.1, whole genome shotgun sequence includes:
- the HELQ gene encoding helicase POLQ-like isoform X3, with protein MTPVSFLQGSNDSDEDMFGDYDSFYENDSLIAQVDDIEHKYLQDKNMDVKAAGEVVLGNLQSGVHQKEQDNFSASTNVVDLKSDKEGACQMCDSDSAAGNQELTESILDDLPSSQLLYFEKRDELSSATRTSPVLKGRDEPVNSSLDKVRDPLSFCAGAEHRNRPTDSSSHSKCVLFKTESLKDHLKSAMTGNARAQTLQVSKTKQLKEAVLSEEMFVARKAIESSSVDIGPFYGLPSKVKDLFRQLRGIETLYEWQHDCLMLESLQQRKNLIYSLPTGGGKTLVAEVIILQELLCRQKDVLMILPYVAIVQEKLHMLGEGSRGAILEITLAKILYTSKKTQIIGMSATLNNVGDLQKFLQADYYTNNFRPVELKEYIKIRDTIYAVDSNTENGFVFSRLLNFKYSSNLEKADPDHIIALVTEVIPKYSCLIFCPTKKSCENVASLVCKYLKKEFRAHREKEKQDLIKNLKSIGNGTVCPVLKQTIPFGIAYHHSGLTNDERKSIEETYSSGVLCLLACTATLAAGVNLPARRVILRSPYVGNDFLKKNQYKQMIGRAGRAGIDSAGESILIVQEKDKHLVQDLVHSPLENCYSNLLLELTKGMQSLLLSLVGLKIAVTHEEVDNFMCCTLLGVQQQLLSKEKSLSEIIKDGLENLIEKGLLKGRISEKEHNSKSALTITPLGKATYKGSIDLAYCNLLYRELKKGLEGLVLESSFHLLYLSTPYDMTFTCSPDWMIYFRQFNQLSTAERKVADIVGVPESFITKKASGQAIRKNVDNAVVNRLYLTFVLYSLLKETNIWSVSEKFNMSRGYVQNLLSSAASFASCLLHFCEELEEFWVYKALLTELTKQLTYCVKTELIPLMEVAGVLEARAKQLYNAGYKTLAHLANANPETLVRMIEHLSRRQAKQIVSSAKMLLNEKAEALQEEVEELLKVPTDIPGTH; from the exons ATGACTCCTGTTTCGTTTTTGCAGGGCAGTAACGATAGCGATGAGGATATGTTTGGGGACTATGACAGCTTTTATGAAAATGATTCATTGATAGCTCAAGTGGATGATATTGAACACAAATACCTGCAGGACAAAAATATGGATGTGAAAGCAGCTGGAGAGGTCGTACTTGGGAACCTCCAGTCGGGAGTTCACCAGAAAGAGCAAGATAACTTTTCTGCTTCGACAAATGTGGTTGACCTTAAAAGTGACAAAGAGGGTGCTTGCCAGATGTGTGACAGTGACTCAGCTGCTGGCAATCAAGAATTAACTGAGTCTATTTTAGATGACTTACCATCATCACAacttctgtattttgaaaaaagGGATGAACTTTCTTCTGCTACTAGAACATCTCCAGTCTTAAAAGGGAGGGATGAACCTGTGAATTCTTCCTTGGACAAAGTCAGGGACCCATTGTCTTTTTGTgctggtgctgagcacaggaacAGACCGACTGACTCTTCATCACATTCCAagtgtgttttatttaaaactgagaGTCTCAAAGATCACCTGAAAAGTGCTATGACTGGAAATGCCAGAGCCCAGACTCTGCAGGTCTCCAAGACCAAGCAGCTCAAAGAAGCTGTTTTATCTGAAGAAATGTTTGTGGCTAGAAAAGCTATTGAATCCTCTTCTGTTGATATAGGCCCTTTTTATGGATTACCTAGCAAGGTTAAAGATTTATTCAGACAACTTCGAGGGATTGAAACACTCTATG agtGGCAGCATGATTGTTTAATGTTAGAATCCCTACAGCAGAGGAAGAACTTGATATACTCATTGCCAACTGGTGGTGGAAAAACTCTTGTAGCTGAAGTCATAATTCTCCAAGAATTACTGTGCAGGCAGAAGGATGTTCTGATGATCCTGCCATATGTTGCTATTGTCCAAGAAAAG CTGCATATGCTCGGGGAGGGAAGTCGTGGAGCAATACTGGAAATTACTCTGGCGAAAATTCTTTACACCAGTA aaaagaCACAGATCATTGGCATGAGTGCAACATTAAATAATGTTGGAGACCTGCAGAAGTTCCTGCAAGCAGACTACTACACTAACAATTTTAGACCG GTAGAATTAAAGGAATACATAAAGATACGAGACACCATTTATGCAGTTGACAGCAATACAGAGAATGGCTTTGTTTTTTCACGTCTCCTTAATTTCAAG TATTCTAGTAATCTGGAGAAAGCAGATCCTGACCACATCATTGCACTGGTTACTGAAGTTATTCCTAAATATTCCTGCCTAATCTTTTGTCCCACTAAAAAGAGTTGTGAAAATGTGGCTTCATTGGTGTGCAAGTACCTTAAGAA agAATTTAGAGCTcacagggagaaagaaaagcaagatcTCATCAAGAACCTAAAGAGTATTGGAAATGGGACTGTCTGTCCTGTTTTGAAGCAAACAATTCCTTTTGGTATTGCCTATCACCACAGTGGCCTTACaaatgatgaaagaaaaagcatagAGGAAACTTATTCTTCAGGTGTCCTGTGTCTGCTTGCTTGCACAGCCACTCTAGCTGCTGGAGTCAACCTGCCAGCTAGAAG GGTGATTCTCAGATCTCCTTATGTTGGCAATGACTTCCTGAAGAAGAACCAGTATAAACAAATGATTGGCAGAGCTGGTCGAGCTGGTATTGACAGTGCTGGAGAAAGTATTCTCATAGTgcaagaaaaagacaaacacTTG GTTCAGGATTTAGTTCACAGTCCTTTGGAGAATTGCTACAGCAATCTTCTGCTGGAGTTGACCAAGGGAATGCAGAGCCTGTTGTTATCTTTAGTTGGACTGAAG ATAGCAGTTACCCATGAGGAAGTGGACAATTTTATGTGCTGTACCTTGCTGGGTGttcaacagcagctgctgtctaAAGAGAAGAGCCTCTCAGAGATAATTAAAGATGGGCTGGAAAATCTAATAGAAAAAGGACTCCTAAAAGGAAGAATATCTGAGAAGGAGCACAATTCCAAATCTGCACTGACAATCACACCCTTGGGTAAAGCTACATATAAAG GCTCAATAGACTTGGCATACTGCAATCTTCTGTACAGAGAACTGAAGAAGGGTTTGGAGGGGCTGGTTCTTGAGAGCAGTTTTCATCTCCTGTATCTGTCAACTCCCTATGATATGACTTTTACCTGTAGCCCAGATTGGATGATATACTTTAGACAG TTCAACCAGCTAAGCACAGCAGAGCGAAAAGTAGCAGATATTGTGGGAGTACCTGAAAGCTTTATTACAAAAAAGGCTTCTGGTCAAGCCATCAGAAAG AATGTGGACAATGCCGTGGTTAACAGGCTCTACCTGACATTTGTCCTTTATTCCCTACTGAAAGAGACCAATATATGGAGTGTTTCAGAGAAATTTAACATGTCCCGGGGATATGTGCAAAATCTCCTCAGTTCTGCTGCCTCCTTTGCATCCTGccttctgcatttctgtgag GAATTGGAAGAATTCTGGGTTTATAAAGCCTTGCTTACAGAACTTACCAAGCAGCTGACATACTGCGTTAAGACAGAGCTCATCCCTCTGATGGAGGTAGCAGGAGTTCTAGAG GCACGAGCCAAACAGCTTTACAATGCAGGGTACAAAACTTTAGCACACTTGGCTAATGCAAATCCAGAAACTTTGGTGAGGATGATTGAGCACCTGTCACGACGTCAAGCCAAACAAATCGTTTCATCTGCAAAG ATGCTGCTGAATGAAAAAGCTGAGGCTTTACAGGAAGAAGTTGAAGAACTCTTAAAAGTGCCAACAGATATCCCAGGGACCCACTGA
- the HELQ gene encoding helicase POLQ-like isoform X5, with amino-acid sequence MSATLNNVGDLQKFLQADYYTNNFRPVELKEYIKIRDTIYAVDSNTENGFVFSRLLNFKYSSNLEKADPDHIIALVTEVIPKYSCLIFCPTKKSCENVASLVCKYLKKEFRAHREKEKQDLIKNLKSIGNGTVCPVLKQTIPFGIAYHHSGLTNDERKSIEETYSSGVLCLLACTATLAAGVNLPARRVILRSPYVGNDFLKKNQYKQMIGRAGRAGIDSAGESILIVQEKDKHLVQDLVHSPLENCYSNLLLELTKGMQSLLLSLVGLKIAVTHEEVDNFMCCTLLGVQQQLLSKEKSLSEIIKDGLENLIEKGLLKGRISEKEHNSKSALTITPLGKATYKGSIDLAYCNLLYRELKKGLEGLVLESSFHLLYLSTPYDMTFTCSPDWMIYFRQFNQLSTAERKVADIVGVPESFITKKASGQAIRKNVDNAVVNRLYLTFVLYSLLKETNIWSVSEKFNMSRGYVQNLLSSAASFASCLLHFCEELEEFWVYKALLTELTKQLTYCVKTELIPLMEVAGVLEARAKQLYNAGYKTLAHLANANPETLVRMIEHLSRRQAKQIVSSAKMLLNEKAEALQEEVEELLKVPTDIPGTH; translated from the exons ATGAGTGCAACATTAAATAATGTTGGAGACCTGCAGAAGTTCCTGCAAGCAGACTACTACACTAACAATTTTAGACCG GTAGAATTAAAGGAATACATAAAGATACGAGACACCATTTATGCAGTTGACAGCAATACAGAGAATGGCTTTGTTTTTTCACGTCTCCTTAATTTCAAG TATTCTAGTAATCTGGAGAAAGCAGATCCTGACCACATCATTGCACTGGTTACTGAAGTTATTCCTAAATATTCCTGCCTAATCTTTTGTCCCACTAAAAAGAGTTGTGAAAATGTGGCTTCATTGGTGTGCAAGTACCTTAAGAA agAATTTAGAGCTcacagggagaaagaaaagcaagatcTCATCAAGAACCTAAAGAGTATTGGAAATGGGACTGTCTGTCCTGTTTTGAAGCAAACAATTCCTTTTGGTATTGCCTATCACCACAGTGGCCTTACaaatgatgaaagaaaaagcatagAGGAAACTTATTCTTCAGGTGTCCTGTGTCTGCTTGCTTGCACAGCCACTCTAGCTGCTGGAGTCAACCTGCCAGCTAGAAG GGTGATTCTCAGATCTCCTTATGTTGGCAATGACTTCCTGAAGAAGAACCAGTATAAACAAATGATTGGCAGAGCTGGTCGAGCTGGTATTGACAGTGCTGGAGAAAGTATTCTCATAGTgcaagaaaaagacaaacacTTG GTTCAGGATTTAGTTCACAGTCCTTTGGAGAATTGCTACAGCAATCTTCTGCTGGAGTTGACCAAGGGAATGCAGAGCCTGTTGTTATCTTTAGTTGGACTGAAG ATAGCAGTTACCCATGAGGAAGTGGACAATTTTATGTGCTGTACCTTGCTGGGTGttcaacagcagctgctgtctaAAGAGAAGAGCCTCTCAGAGATAATTAAAGATGGGCTGGAAAATCTAATAGAAAAAGGACTCCTAAAAGGAAGAATATCTGAGAAGGAGCACAATTCCAAATCTGCACTGACAATCACACCCTTGGGTAAAGCTACATATAAAG GCTCAATAGACTTGGCATACTGCAATCTTCTGTACAGAGAACTGAAGAAGGGTTTGGAGGGGCTGGTTCTTGAGAGCAGTTTTCATCTCCTGTATCTGTCAACTCCCTATGATATGACTTTTACCTGTAGCCCAGATTGGATGATATACTTTAGACAG TTCAACCAGCTAAGCACAGCAGAGCGAAAAGTAGCAGATATTGTGGGAGTACCTGAAAGCTTTATTACAAAAAAGGCTTCTGGTCAAGCCATCAGAAAG AATGTGGACAATGCCGTGGTTAACAGGCTCTACCTGACATTTGTCCTTTATTCCCTACTGAAAGAGACCAATATATGGAGTGTTTCAGAGAAATTTAACATGTCCCGGGGATATGTGCAAAATCTCCTCAGTTCTGCTGCCTCCTTTGCATCCTGccttctgcatttctgtgag GAATTGGAAGAATTCTGGGTTTATAAAGCCTTGCTTACAGAACTTACCAAGCAGCTGACATACTGCGTTAAGACAGAGCTCATCCCTCTGATGGAGGTAGCAGGAGTTCTAGAG GCACGAGCCAAACAGCTTTACAATGCAGGGTACAAAACTTTAGCACACTTGGCTAATGCAAATCCAGAAACTTTGGTGAGGATGATTGAGCACCTGTCACGACGTCAAGCCAAACAAATCGTTTCATCTGCAAAG ATGCTGCTGAATGAAAAAGCTGAGGCTTTACAGGAAGAAGTTGAAGAACTCTTAAAAGTGCCAACAGATATCCCAGGGACCCACTGA